TCCATCCGCGAAAAACGATACCTACCACTCTGATATGCCGATGCAACTGAATTCATGGCACCTAAATTTGAACTTTCACCTCTCGACCTGCCCAACCGGATTCCATTTCATACTTTTATTATATCCAGTACTTCCGGTGAAAAATAACTGTCTCAATAATCCTCCTGGATTTTCCAGTTTCACCGGCCCTGAAACGGGTCgcataatttttcacgtttctgCTACTCTCCAACGAAGTCTTACCACTTTCTCAATTCCGTAATATTTGCCTATTCCATACCGAAGAACACCAACTCAGCAGGCCGCTTATGCTAAGTGCGGAAATATTTAACGTATTCTCGCGTAATTTTCATCTCACATTCACTTGGTTGTTTACGATCTTGTCTTGCGACCAGGTGCTCCTCCCTTTTGTTTCGCATCCTGCTTTCACTTCTAATGACGGCCGTGCAAATGACTGTACTTCTAAAATCCCTCAAACACGAGCAAAAGTGAGGATTATCGGATGTGTTGGTTCCACCGATATTGTTATCATACGTTTTTTGGACCACTCTACAGCTAGGCCAATTTTATTCCCGGTCACAAGTTAAATTGACCCAAGATATGGCCGTTTGGTTCCGGTCTGAATATTTATACCGGCATTTACTTACCGCATACTTGTACACGTGTCGTGAGGCTGCAGCCACGCGTTGATTACTTCAACGATTTTATCGTCATCTTCGTAATTTTCAGAGAGTTAACGCGGTCTGTGTGGCCGTCAACTAAATGAAACGATAGAATGATGGACGTCGCGGTTGCGGTAGAAGGTTTCACGACAGATTCGAGTtgttgatttcaaaaatggcaTCCGCAGTTTCCCATCTCCTCGTCATTTTGGTGCTTGGCTTCTTCTTCCAGGTCCACGGAGCTGACAAGGTGAGACGGACAATTTTTTGCTACCaagttttcatattttgatttttgttcaACCGTACATAACATTCgcgattgtaaaaaaatcttcaagaaTGCGTTTCAGTCCTACTCGTGAGAAAATGATGTTAGCTTCACAAGTTGTACCATAAAATCGCAGCATCGtcacgatttaaaaaaatgatcaaagaCAGgatagaataaattattgtcatCGTGATATTCTTCGCGTTTATTAAagctttatttatatttttataattagaaaaaCTGTGCAGTTTTTATCAGCGATCTCCGAACACGTCGAAGAAGCGACTACTGAAAAGCGTTACGCAACGACCTAGAGATTTCTCACAATAATATGAACGTGTTACGAGTGACTCTTACATCGATGCAAAATAGTTCACGTTTACCGCACGATCTTACGCTCTGTTAATTACGCCTGGACTGTTAGAAACATGCATAATTCCCTCGACGTTTTAGTCGCGTCATTACACAACGTCTGCGGAAGCTCTCAAGTTACGTTATTCACCGCATGCAGCgatgctgaaattttttctgggGAAATTGTCGTAATGCACGTATAAATAATTGGgggataaaataaatacgtatatatttttaaaactatttGGAAGGATTTTTTGGCGgttgaaaagtaaaagatTTTTGCAGAGAATTGGAACTGCACATCGATTTCTTAGCGCTGGTATTTGCTGCTAATCTTGATGCGGTATAAAACTTTTATTACAAACTATGGCCGCTGGCTGTCGTTCGAATCTTGGTTATAATCGCGGTGAACAAAGAGAATGCAGAGGACCTAACGAGTGACGAGTGAAAGTACGCGAAGAGGATTTACAGCTGTAGAATCAGAGTGAACGGTTTTTAATATCTGGGACATAAAACGCACATTAAACACGCGTCGGATTTAGACacgagagaatttttatagttattataCGGGAAGAAATTAGCCTCTAAAATTCTGCCAGTACAAACTAATCGATTAATCAGGTTTCGGTTACATTCCGAGtcgaataattcattttagtgatttgaattttacaGCAAAAGCGACAAATCTTCAGGGAGCAGGTCCTGCCCTCCAAGGGTGGGAAAATTCCCGAAGAAGCCTTTCGCGCTGATCGATTAGCCCTGAATCGCCTGAACAAAGAAGGAATCACCATCCCTGACGGCGTTATTCTCGAAGCTCGCCACGTTCACAAACACTTTAATCCCTCGGGAGCAATGCCGGAAGTCCTGAAGGTAGAGAAACGGGTCAATCAAGAATTGTAGTCAAtgcggaaattttttactcaaacgaTCGGTGATGGATTCAGAAGAATTCAATAACTACgaagtataataatgtatcacaaaaagaaattcagaGTTTTTGGTAGAAGAGTCAATATCTTttacagatattttcaaaaatgaagtTATAAATTTCGTTTAGATTTTATAAGCTTCAAATGctcaaagaaaacaaatattctCACGACGATATATTTGATGTGAACATGTACCGAGCACagagtttcgaaaaaaatatttaaaaaagaactACCCACtagataagaaaaataagttGCAATGAATGAGAAAGTGGAAGTGACTTTTGTAAAGCGACCAGAATTTCAATGATCAAAAGTCATCCCACCGCTGTCACCAATTGTGCAGTTTTTGGTTGCATAAAAATCCTTGGAACATATTCCGTAAAGCTGATAAAACGATCAATGCTCTGAAAAATCACATCTCCAAGTCCAAAGACACAcggttttttcaaattccaaattttcctgACTCGCAAATTTCACCGTTCACAATGCAAACTTGTATTCCAAGGTCTACCTCACCCCGGATGGGCGATACGTGCCTCCGGAGGGTCGCAATCACTACGAGCATCCGAAGACAGTCGACACGACGTACTTGGTTCGACGTCCGGCCGAAAGCCAGACGGCAGCGAAATTTGGCAGCGGTTACCGAGGCTCGTCGAATGCACTTTCGAGTTACTCGGGTCGACCCGGTTGTACCAGACCCAACGGACCACGAGCTTTCAAGCCCATTCATGCACCCCTCGTCATCCCGCTGAGGGACGAGTTCGAGCATAAAACGTATTTTCCAAACCGTCAAATCTGGGGCCCGGAATATAGCTGGGAAGTGATTTACGACCCGTTTGACGATTACTTCGTCAACGATATTCCCTTCTTCGATTCTCATCAGGTACGGAATCTTTTCtttaaccttttttttaaGATCCTTAGGTTTTGCAAGAATCACGACGTctgataatgaaatttttttgtcaaaacgGTTTTGTTTCAAATCCTCCCAGGGTTGTTTGATTTActtgttatttattcatttgtttctttttttgtcttgCAACGTTGGAGTCTAGAGACTCAAATGAGTAACCGAacgatacaaatttttcaaatatttttccttgTTTCTGGCATTTTTCTATGCAGCTTCGAACGTAATAGTGAAAGATGATAATTTCACCGTTGCTCGTAGCTCTGATGTAATTACGCACGGCGGTAGCATCAAGGCGATGCATCTTAACAGTGATGAAAGTGCACagcaaatttcaattcaacttACAGACGCTGTTCGCACCTTTGAGCTCGGATTACGCGACCCGATTTATCGCAGAgaaatctcaaattttttacgctCCGATTTTTACAACagttgataaaaaacaaagggggggggggggggggggttggcAAAAATAGTAAATTGAAACAGTTGCTTCAGTGTGttataaattcaaatattaaatACGAAATCTGAATTCTGCTTTGTACACAAAACTTTGGGATAAGAAATACAAAGCTTGTAAAAAGGCCTTAAATTCCAGAGAATGTAATCCACCAAACACTTAAACTCTCACGTTTCTCAGACACGTTGCAAGTAATTGATACGTGATGTTGAAGTCAGAAGGCTATAAAAGTGTATCGCGTGACTGACACAATGAATAACGTCGGTTTCTTCATCTTGAGCTGCTAGGATTTATAAGAAAAGTGAATTCCTTTTCTTGCCCAGTTATTTGAGCAACAATTTCTCATCTTATAAAATATTAGCTATCAAAGgttaggtataaaaaatagaCGAGAAACAATGTAACCGCATTTCTAACATTTATCAAATAAAATCCGTGATATCTGATCGACCCTGATTTATACAACCGATTAAACTcagtttaaataaattttcgtatCAACGAGCTGCATATCCTGATCTTACATTTTCATGATTTGTAACACGTGTGTTGCGCTTTCCGTAATCgtgttattactattatgattattattattatcattattattattgttattcaacCGATGCACACATTCGAGGCATTCATGCGCTGCAGCGTACCGTGAATTGCATATCTGCACGTCTTGTGTTCGGAAGTTTATCTTCATTCCCACGAGCTCGTTGCGTAATTTGAAGATCTTACTAGACCGATACCTCTACGTCACACTTGCATCCTGGAACTGCCTCATCGTGCTGTTCGAAACAATTTCTCGATCGCACTGCGCTCGTTTATTCGTGGAATAAATTATcacttgtgtgtgtgtgaaaatgTGTGTTCCTTTCGTAGAGATTGCGGAAAAAATAGACAAACTTAAGTTTTTACTATTTATTAATAGAAAACTGAAACCCTGTCCacattatttgatttttagaTGAATAGTTTTATCGACAAAGGTTTAATCGCCGAATTAGTAAAAatcgtatgttttttttttttttttgttttcatgcACGAGTTGAAAACCGGTCAACTTCTTAGATCGACagagaaattttaatcatTCTAATTCATGCAGATCATTACGAATTACGAGGGATTTTTGAACGATTATCACGATCGATACTTTCGTCGTTCGTCCGGAATTAGGACGGTTAAAAGAGCAGCTTCTACTTCCGGTTCTAAACCCGTTTCGCATTATCCGGAAACGGAATCGTCCGGATACACAGGCCTGGTGAGAATACCGAAGACGAAATTTAAATGCGGAGAAAAACGGGGAATGTTTCCCGACCCTGACACAAAGTGTCAAGTGAGTATTTTCGATTCTTCCATTGCGTTGGCGAGTGATTTTCTATCTGCTTCGatcgattttcatttacatatttgtttCCCTTTAAGAATTCAtaggtaatttattttttatttacacacGTGACTTGCAATTTCGCAGGTATTTCATTTGTGTCGCGAGAATGGGATCAGCTCATTTCTCTGCGCAGCCGGAACAGCATTCAGCGAGACTAAACAGAGGTGCGAATGGTGGGATACCGTGACTTGCGGTTCCAGAACGACTGATACACGACGAAGTTGAAACTCTGAATAAACAAacttggaattattttttgtactaatgaaactattgaaaaattgccCCGTCTCTACAGAagcgtagaatttttttttatttattttttaaaaaaatttttcatcattgaCTTGAGATTTTTACTGTAAATAAATAGGGTCTAAGTATATATAACCTGAAGCCATACATTcataattatgtaattttaATTCGATATCTTtgtaatatgaatatttttgtacacCTCGCAGGTTttctaataaaaattatttgcctATGTGAAAGAGCTATCAATTGATATATTGTATTTGTGATAAAATAGTAAGACTTTCAAAATCAATCGTGcgaaaacatttcaaatttatgtaaaCGAATATACTTTTGGTATCAATTAAGTAGGACAAATCTATGAcaagttcttaaattttttttaatctctgcTCTGGctcgaaaaattcagaaacctTCCCCTTTTTTCGCCCGatgtgaataatttattgcaaggGAGacagaagtgaaaaataattcttcacTGTAAAACATCACGAAATGATCGATAACTTTACCTCGAAGAAagttaatggaaaaaaaaaagaaaacgacgtTAATAATACTACAACGTAATTCGGcatgaaaatgaaactaaaattTCATGTTCCAAATTTTGCGGCGTAATAAACTCGGGTGATTTTCTGTACGTAAGTATAGTGAGAAATTTACATCACCCAGCAAAATAACAGCGATCTGTAAATTCGACAGTGAGTAACATACCGACGGAAAAATGGAGacgattttcattcaaagtaACTCGAGTGATTCAAGTTACAGCTAAGATCATGTGATCGTAACATGTAAGTGTGTGACTATCGATAAGTTACCGACGGAGAAGAAATCGTTCGATTGTGAACGTCGAACGATATTCATTCCTGCCGTGTCTTCGGTCAGTAGTAAAAGCCATTTAATATGCGGCGCTGCGAGTAATTTGGCGATCAGTGGTAACAGCCGATGCCAAACATAGATTGAATTAATCTTCTAACAGTGCTCTCATAAATcactacaaaatttttcaacggtgTTCGGAGATGAATACAATCATGAtcgaattttcattgatttgaTTATATTCTTCAGATTTTCTCCAGTACTGATAAGAACGAGTGCTTCTTCAAtattgttttcgattttttttaagggCGTTCCCACAAGACTTTTACAAGAAGATGTAAAATATAATCCTCCAGTCTCAATCGAGACCTCGTAAAACGTCTCATACGTGAGACTTTTGCTATCTTATTCTTGAAGACAAtcttcctaatttttttttttgtcatcctGTTATCGTAActtgtattttaatatttatttctatgaCTAAGTATCATCATAAGACTCCGTAATCTCTGTAAGCGATTAAgtaatatgataaaatttacaaatcatTTTCCTACACACTTCGATTGAAACTTGCGAGCATACTTTTTGTCGGTTTCAAAATGTCAATGGATTTATTGACAAACTAACATTTTGAACGCAGTTTTGGGCAACGGTATAAGGTTGAAGAATAACATATCTTTGTACGAACCAGTAACATAAATGGTCAACAAGTTTGACATTCGTTTTCATAGTTATGGTATACACTACACTAACTATACCTGAATACAACCGAACCGGTCTTTGCTAATAAAGAATTGACATCCAACacatatttttgaagtaaaaaaatttcaaaaattcacggCCCAATAGGCACCGTAAATGACTTCAAATAACTACGCGTCCTTTAATTCTAGCCGTATTGAATGAGTTTCATTTATTATCGATCAATATgcatgacaaaaaaaatttacattccgGAGCAAATAGcctttatttgaaatatcatgctttgaaaatcttgaaaaaaaattgtcagtcctgaaaaaatgttgcatACTTCAATTCAACACATATTGAACAGCCCTCTAATAATATCTCAATATTGGAAAGAACATTTTGTTTCCCAGAGTTTATTGGGGCGTCCGTGGTATCCCGGTCTTCCCTACATACTGTGATTGTCAAGTATTTGATTACCTTGTGGTCAAATCGCCGGTAATACACGATTATGCTTCGTTGTAACAGTTCAATTCCCAGCTAGCACGTTTTTCACACACCCGCCCACATCGAATACACAACGGCACTTGACTCGCGGGCTtactttattttgaaacaagtCGCGTAAATGCGTGTTATTGTCTTTTCGGGGGTACGCGGACTCGAAGATATTCTAATAAATACACGCCTTTGCGTTACAACGTATACATATGAGGATGCTTAAAGGCTCGTTGGACGTAATGCTAACGGCTTGGATTTCTAAAAAACCTTGACAAGTGtcaattatacattatatatatatatatattgcaatAGTCACGTTTGAACTGTGGTGtgtaaattgaattgaaattgaatcgaaagAGCTGCGGTTCAGCGGTGAAACCGCGTGCAAATCGTACAAGGGACACTTGGAGATTGAAGAGGTTACGAGACATTCTACGCGACTCGAGGTGAGTGAaatgattttggagaataatcTACCTCGTAATGGGCGACGTAATTAACTGAATGCGATACTCGTTGAAACGGAGACGCGTGAAACAATCAcgttaaattgtttttcgttcgCCTTGAGTCCTCCATTTTTCTTACCAGATTTCTCTTTGAACGTTGTTTGTAAACACAGATTCGGTACTcggtattttcaaaatttacttctGGGTTTCTTTTACTAGTGACCGGTATGTATGTAATTTTAAACCGACTTCACAAGCTCACGGTCAAATTTTACGAGTGATTCCTTGGATTGGAATCGAGTCGTCGTTTAGGTGAAACATTTGTTTTCATCAATTGCCTCGGCGTTTTCTCGATGTCCGGTTAGCATTTTATTTGTCACGCcgtcgatttttttccccacgtAACAGAGGAGATGGAGAAGCAATGTCTTGTACCGATCAAAGTTTTTCAACCTGCTGATTCGTTGGCCGGAAACTGCTCTAGATATAATCGCTAATACTTGAAGCAATCGAATCAATCGGCACTGACTCGGTCATTTATTCTATATTTCGAACTTGCAGGCAAATCTCGAAGCGGCAAGATGCCAAAGCTCAAGCAGCCAACACCCCTGAAAAAACGGGCATTCGATTTCATCGTGACTCACTGCGCGAGTTATTGCCACCAGCTGAGCGTCAAGGGGGATTTGGAGAAACTCCGTCAGAGCATTACTCAGATAAAAAGTGAGGTGTTTTCATGGCTACCGCCGATTCTTAACCAGCTCTCGGAGTTCtgcgaaagattttttgacgaattttcaaagcttgGCAAGGAGATGGCAAAATCGGGTGGTCGCGTTCGCTCGATGACGCACAAGAAAGTAGCGGTGGAGATAATGATGGACGTAGAAATACCTGGACTTCGATGTTCGGACTTGCACCTCGAATGCGCCAATCGTTCTGAGTATCGGAGATTTCAGAGCATCGAGGTATTGATAATGCAAAGTCCGTCGCACGCATTCCCATCTTCCAAAGCCATGAGCTATTTTCGTCTAGAAAACCTGATCGAAATCTGGTTGATAACCAGATGCAACAACCAGGAACTCCGGATAATTGGAACGCATTGCAAGAAGCTGCAAATCTTGAACATCACCTATTCGCGATACGTCACCGACGACGGATTACGAGCTCTGCAGTTTTGCGCCGATTTACGCGTCATTGATTTCGTTGGCTCAGCAATCTCCAATGATTGCATCAACGAGCTGCTGTCGACGCATACGAAACTGGAGGAGTTCAATATCATCAAACACGACTACTTGCCGTGGGCAGGCAGAGTCGAAGTATACGACCCGTGTTCGCGACCAAGAGAGTTGGTCTGTCCGTCGATAAGACGCTACTGTGCCAGAGGGCCGGTTTCGGAGGCTAATCTAACCGCGATCACGGTGCTGTTTCCGAATTTAACCTATATTCAGTTTTGCTGTCAGTTTTTCAGTGACTTGACCGTATTAAAGAACCTCAAACACCTCACCGAACTCAGTTTCTTGAGTAGTTATTCCATATTGACTCACGTAAGGCACCTGTTGACAACCGTCggcgaaaatatttcttcgttAGAAGTAAAGATGAGTTTCAGAGGGAACGAATATTTCAAACAGAATGATGTGAACTTCGTTCATCAATTATGCCCAAATATAGAGGAATTGGTACTCCCTTACGAACCCAATGCACCGCACGATATATTGGTGGTGCCGCCTTTCAACAAATTAAAAGTactttcgttaaaaaatagcAGCTCGTGGGAGGCAACGGTAGAATTTCATCAATTGCCAGAGCTCGAAACTCTTATGCTCGCGAACTTTACCCCAGTTGTACAAATTGTCGAACGTGCCATGTTCGATAATGTGAAATTCCCAAAATTGAAAAGGTTCTGCTCCATGCTTTTGACGTCCAGAAGAGATACCGGACTCGACGATTTGAATACAGTCGCGAGAGAGAGGAatcttgattttaaaattataactaTTTCCGATCATGATCTGTAGATGTGAGATTGGCCTTCTATTTCgctaaataataattttccttCAATGCTGAATATAActtgtttttcaatcaacgCTCGGTGATAcgagagaaaattttgtacaaaaaatgtgttcaattatgtataataaaaagtgTATTTCGCTATTTCGTTATATTCCAATTAGTTCCTGAGATCATTGCAGGTAAAGGATTCAGAGCATCTTCAGCGATTCGAATTCGTGTGCCAGACCGGAAGTAAAGCATGGTGAACGCGTGGCTGAGGACAGCCTCAACCTTCATCGACGGGTTTGACTCACCTAGAATATGGTAGTTCTCGACATTCCCATGGCTACGGTGACCAAGGCCATGGTTACAATGAGGGTTTCAACGGCTTGACTTGGCCCTGAACGAAGGGTTGAGGACAATTTTCACCATGATTTTCACttacatttttcacaatgTACGGACGGTGAGCAGATGCACTTACAGCCGGGCACGGTCAAAGCTTTGTGAATTTATAATGCTCAAGCGGTCAGCTCTCCCATGAAAAGTAAGGGGGTGGAACCTATCAAAACCAAGTTAATAAGAAAGTGCGCAAATTATCTTCATCATCTAATCGACAGTCTATGAGATACAGTTAAAATAAGacgattcaatattttctctcaaaacgtcgatgaaaaattctagtttcgaaaaaaaaaaaacgtatcgtaaaaaattcttggaaggtgtgaaattattta
This region of Neodiprion fabricii isolate iyNeoFabr1 chromosome 7, iyNeoFabr1.1, whole genome shotgun sequence genomic DNA includes:
- the LOC124187123 gene encoding uncharacterized protein LOC124187123, with the translated sequence MASAVSHLLVILVLGFFFQVHGADKQKRQIFREQVLPSKGGKIPEEAFRADRLALNRLNKEGITIPDGVILEARHVHKHFNPSGAMPEVLKVYLTPDGRYVPPEGRNHYEHPKTVDTTYLVRRPAESQTAAKFGSGYRGSSNALSSYSGRPGCTRPNGPRAFKPIHAPLVIPLRDEFEHKTYFPNRQIWGPEYSWEVIYDPFDDYFVNDIPFFDSHQIITNYEGFLNDYHDRYFRRSSGIRTVKRAASTSGSKPVSHYPETESSGYTGLVRIPKTKFKCGEKRGMFPDPDTKCQVFHLCRENGISSFLCAAGTAFSETKQRCEWWDTVTCGSRTTDTRRS
- the LOC124187120 gene encoding uncharacterized protein LOC124187120 isoform X2; translation: MPKLKQPTPLKKRAFDFIVTHCASYCHQLSVKGDLEKLRQSITQIKSEVFSWLPPILNQLSEFCERFFDEFSKLGKEMAKSGGRVRSMTHKKVAVEIMMDVEIPGLRCSDLHLECANRSEYRRFQSIEVLIMQSPSHAFPSSKAMSYFRLENLIEIWLITRCNNQELRIIGTHCKKLQILNITYSRYVTDDGLRALQFCADLRVIDFVGSAISNDCINELLSTHTKLEEFNIIKHDYLPWAGRVEVYDPCSRPRELVCPSIRRYCARGPVSEANLTAITVLFPNLTYIQFCCQFFSDLTVLKNLKHLTELSFLSSYSILTHVRHLLTTVGENISSLEVKMSFRGNEYFKQNDVNFVHQLCPNIEELVLPYEPNAPHDILVVPPFNKLKVLSLKNSSSWEATVEFHQLPELETLMLANFTPVVQIVERAMFDNVKFPKLKRFCSMLLTSRRDTGLDDLNTVARERNLDFKIITISDHDL